One window of the Oncorhynchus keta strain PuntledgeMale-10-30-2019 chromosome 31, Oket_V2, whole genome shotgun sequence genome contains the following:
- the LOC118364222 gene encoding E3 ubiquitin-protein ligase TRIM35-like: MAASLSLLEEHLSCPVCGDIFRNPVVLKCSHSFCEECLQKYWKEMENPLCPVCKKECSSEEQSLSLALKSLCDSLQNGGENIRSDNCQLHGEKLKIFCFDDKQLICVVCYTSKKHKGHDCYPVEEAVPDLKSEIQAVVSTLKNKLENKNTAKMCHQSWVEHIKGQAQFAEEQISREFQKLHQFLDEEETARIATLREEERQKSEVMQEKAEALTRELTTLSETIVVIDKEMEVDNITFLQNYKAILNRANCTFPDTEDTQVVSGALIDVAKHVGSLKFKVWEKMHEFVDYTPVTMDPNTMSTKFTLSDDLTTMTYCDERQSLPDNPERFLNVGVLGSEGYSEGIHYWDVEVGDNDNWILGVAKESIPRKKQVKMEPQSGLWIIKHISGKYKACIKSHVQIKVDESPQVIRVRLDCDKGEVTFCDITKKRTLYTFKDKFTEKVFPYFNSGSKICPLRLFVAGKAKTI; this comes from the exons ATGGCTGCCAGTTTGTCTCTCTTGGAGGAGCACCTCTCTTGTCCCGTTTGCGGTGACATCTTCAGGAACCCGGTGGTCCTCAAATGCAGCCACAGCTTCTGTGAGGAGTGTCTGCAGAAATACTGGAAGGAAATGGAGAATCCGCTGTGTCCCGTATGCAAAAAAGAGTGTTCATCTGAGGAGCAGAGTTTAAGCCTCGCCTTAAAGAGTCTCTGTGATTCCTTACAGAACGGGGGTGAAAACATCCGATCTGATAACTGCCAGCTGCATGGGGAGAAACTTAAAATCTTCTGTTTCGACGATAAACAGCTCATTTGTGTTGTCTGCTACACATCAAAAAAACATAAAGGTCATGACTGTTATCCCGTTGAGGAGGCTGTGCCGGATTTGAAG AGTGAAATCCAGGCTGTGGTTTCCACTTTGAAGAACAAACTAGAAAACAAGAACACAGCCAAGATGTGTCATCAAAGCTGGGTGGAGCACATAAAG GGCCAGGCCCAATTTGCAGAGGAGCAGATCAGCAGGGAGTTTCAGAAACTCCACCAGTTCCTAGACGAGGAAGAGACGGCCAGGATAGCTACCCTGAGAGAGGAAGAACGGCAGAAATCTGAAGTGATGCAAGAAAAAGCTGAGGCGTTGACCAGAGAGCTCACAACCCTTTCAGAGACGATTGTAGTTATAGATAAGGAAATGGAAGTTGACAATATCACATTCCTGCAG AACTACAAGGCCATACTTAACAG AGCCAATTGCACATTCCCAGATACTGAAGATACTCAGGTAGTGTCAGGAGCACTGATTGACGTGGCCAAACATGTGGGATCTCTCAAGTTCAAAGTCTGGGAGAAGATGCATGAGTTTGTTGACTACA CTCCTGTGACCATGGATCCGAACACTATGTCCACTAAGTTCACACTCTCTGATGACCTCACCACTATGACATACTGTGACGAGAGGCAGAGTCTCCCAGACAATCCCGAAAGGTTTCTTAACGTAGGAGTGTTGGGTTCTGAAGGGTACAGTGAAGGCATCCATTACTGGGATGTGGAGGTAGGAGATAATGATAACTGGATCTTAGGAGTAGCCAAAGAGTCCATTCCACGCAAGAAGCAAGTCAAAATGGAGCCTCAGAGTGGATTGTGGATCATCAAACACATCAGTGGCAAATACAAAGCATGTATAAAATCGCATGTCCAGATCAAAGTAGATGAGAGCCCACAAGTGATCCGAGTTCGACTGGACTGTGACAAAGGGGAGGTGACATTCTGCGACATCACCAAGAAACGAACTCTCTACACCTTCAAAGACAAATTCACTGAAAAGGTGTTCCCGTACTTTAATAGTGGAAGTAAGATTTGCCCACTGCGCCTTTTTGTAGCGGGAAAGGCGAAAACTATCTAA